The following are from one region of the Silene latifolia isolate original U9 population chromosome 9, ASM4854445v1, whole genome shotgun sequence genome:
- the LOC141599131 gene encoding putative alpha-mannosidase At5g13980 produces MATAAVAASMTAVIAVVLMLAVVDARVTVYNTTGKLVTGKLNVHLVPHSHDDVGWLKTFYQYYVGAYNSIQAACVQNILDSLMPALLADRNRKFIYVEQAFFQRWWREQNEAMQNIVKDLVKYGQLEFVNGGMVMHDEATPHYIDMIDQTTLGHQFLKKEFGAIPRIGWQIDPFGHSAVQAYLLGAEAGFDSLFFARIDYQDREKRKNDKSLEFVWQGSESLGSTAQIFTGAFWEGYYEPPAGFYFEVNDDSKIIQDDPDFSDYNVQERVNDFIDAALSQANVTRTNHIMWTMGTDFKYQYAETWFREMDKLIHYVNLDGRVNALYSTPSIYTDAKYAANEAWPIKTDDFFPYADHINAYWTGYYTSRPALKRYVREMSAYYLAARQLEYFVGKSNLGHSTDALADALAIAQHHDAVTGTEKQHVANDYAKRLSMGYKEAEALVASSIDCLTQSSPATGCLNLTTKFQQCPLMNISYCPASEIDLARGKNLIVVVYNPLAWQREDIIRFPVISENVMVRDYEGKEIESQLLPISDVQLSMRDFHVPSYLGVPAKDTPKYWLAFSASVPPLGFSTFTISPVKGTKLARSSVHRYQEHDKSTFAVGPGALKLTFSKNGKLTYHNNRRNMDTKSINVSYSYYEGYTGDDQASGAYVFRPNDDDAHDIDPEEMVASTVLRGPLIDEVHQRINSWLNQITRVYKDKEHVEVEYVVGPIPVDDWVGKEVVAKFTSDLLSNKIFYTDSNGRDFIKRMRDYRSDWDLQVNQPVAGNYYPINLGIYLHDDVNEFSVMVDRAIGGSSIKDGQIEIMLHRRLLRDDGKGVGEALNEEVCTPECIGLTVQGKLYFRIDPLGEGAKWRRSFGQQLYSPFLLAFSEQDDDKWQNSHEPSFTAIDPSYSFPENVALITLQELADGKVLVRLAHLYEVGEDKELSSMANVDLKRLFPTKEIGKVVETSLSANQERSEMVKKRLVWKSQGASVKEDKVVRGGPIDPAQLVVQLAPMEIRTLLIEFNPISRKISDMRK; encoded by the exons ATGGCTACGGCGGCGGTTGCGGCGTCGATGACGGCGGTGATTGCGGTGGTGTTAATGCTGGCTGTCGTCGATGCTAGGGTTACGGTGTATAATACGACGGGGAAGTTAGTTACTGGAAAATTGAATGTTCATTTAGTTCCTCATAGTCATGATGATGTTGGTTGGCTTAAAACCTTTTACCAATACTACGTCGGCGCTTACAACTCTATTCAG GCAGCATGTGTTCAGAATATACTCGACTCGTTGATGCCGGCGTTACTTGCTGATCGTAATCGCAAGTTTATCTATGTTGAACAG GCATTTTTTCAGAGATGGTGGAGGGAGCAAAATGAGGCAATGCAAAACATAGTCAAGGACCTGGTCAAATATGGTCAACTTGAATTCgt AAACGGGGGCATGGTCATGCATGATGAGGCAACTCCACATTATATTGACATGATTGACCAGACAACTCTTGGACACCAGTTTCTTAAGAAAGAATTTGGGGCGATACCAAGAATTGGGTGGCAAATTGACCCCTTTGGACATTCAGCTGTGCAAGCCTACTTGTTAGGAGCAGAG GCTGGATTTGATTCTCTCTTCTTTGCAAGAATAGATTACCAGGACAGAGAGAAACGCAAAAATGATAAGAGCCTTGAATTTGTTTGGCAAGGGTCTGAAAGCTTAGGCTCAACTGCTCAG ATTTTTACCGGTGCTTTTTGGGAAGGCTACTATGAACCCCCCGCTGGATTTTATTTTGAAGTCAATGATGACTCCAAAATTATTCAA GATGACCCTGACTTCTCTGACTACAATGTTCAAGAACGAGTTAATGACTTCATTGATGCTGCTTTATCTCAG GCAAATGTTACTAGGACAAATCATATAATGTGGACGATGGGAACGGATTTTAAGTACCAGTATGCAGAGACGTGGTTTCGGGAGATGGACAAGTTGATTCATTATGTTAACTTG GATGGACGTGTCAATGCACTATATTCAACTCCATCTATATATACTGATGCAAAATATGCCGCCaatgaagcttggccaataaaAACTGATGACTTTTTCCC ATATGCAGATCATATCAATGCATACTGGACTGGATACTATACTAGCAGACCTGCATTGAAGCGATATGTTAGAGAGATGAGTGCATACTATCTG GCAGCCAGACAACTTGAATATTTTGTTGGAAAGAGTAATTTGGGCCACAGTACAGATGCACTAGCGGACGCTTTAGCTATTGCTCAACATCATGATGCTGTCACTGGTACAGAAAAGCAACATGTGGCTAATGATTATGCAAAGAGACTTTCAATGGGTTACAAAGAG GCTGAGGCATTGGTTGCATCATCCATTGATTGTTTGACTCAATCATCACCAGCAACTGGTTGTCTGAACCTGACTACAAAGTTTCAGCAG TGTCCGCTCATGAATATAAGTTACTGTCCAGCGTCAGAGATTGACCTCGCTCGTGGGAAAAACTTG ATTGTGGTTGTCTATAATCCTCTTGCATGGCAGAGAGAAGATATTATTCGATTTCCT GTCATCTCTGAAAATGTTATGGTTCGTGATTACGAAGGAAAGGAAATTGAGTCACAATTACTTCCTATATCTGATGTTCAATTGAGCATGAGAGACTTTCACGTTCCCTCATACTTGGGGGTTCCAGCAAAAGATACACCTAAGTACTGGCTTGCATTTTCAGCATCTGTACCACCACTTGGTTTTAGTACTTTTACCATATCTCCCGTCAAAG GCACCAAATTGGCAAGATCATCAGTCCACAGATACCAAGAGCATGATAAATCTACCTTTGCTGTTGGCCCAGGCGCATTGAAACTTACTTTCTCTAAGAATGGGAAGCTAACTTATCACAATAATAGAAGAAATATG GATACAAAATCTATAAATGTGTCCTACAGTTACTATGAAGGATATACTGGAGATGATCAG GCATCTGGGGCATATGTATTTCGGCCAAATGACGATGATGCACATGACATAGATCCAGAGGAAATG GTTGCATCAACTGTTTTGCGAGGTCCTCTGATAGATGAAGTGCATCAACGGATCAATTCATGGTTAAATCAG ATAACAAGAGTTTACAAGGACAAGGAGCATGTTGAAGTTGAATATGTG GTTGGGCCTATACCTGTTGATGATTGGGTTGGTAAAGAAGTTGTGGCAAAATTCACAAGTGATTTATTGTCAAATAAAATATTCTACACGGATTCAAATGGACGTGATTTCATCAAAAGG atgcgagattatagaTCAGACTGGGATCTGCAAGTGAACCAACCTGTTGCCGGGAATTATTATCCT ATTAATCTGGGGATATATCTGCACGATGATGTGAACGAATTTTCAGTCATGGTGGATAGAGCTATTGGAGGGTCTAGCATAAAGGATGGACAGATAGAGATAATGCTCCATAG ACGGTTGCTCAGAGATGACGGCAAAGGTGTTGGTGAGGCCCTTAATGAAGAAGTTTGCACACCCGAGTGCATAGGCTTAACT GTCCAGGGAAAGCTTTATTTCAGAATTGACCCTCTTGGAGAGGGTGCGAAATGGAGGCGTTCATTTGGTCAACAACTTTACTCTCCATTTCTCTTGGCATTCAGTGAGCAG GATGATGATAAATGGCAGAATTCTCATGAACCCTCCTTTACAGCCATTGATCCATCTTACTCTTTTCCTGAAAATGTTGCTCTAATAACGCTCCAG GAACTTGCTGATGGAAAAGTCTTGGTTCGGCTAGCACATCTATATGAG GTTGGAGAAGATAAGGAGCTGTCAAGCATGGCAAATGTCGATCTCAAAAGACTTTTTCCGACAAAGGAG ATTGGCAAAGTGGTTGAGACAAGCTTATCGGCCAATCAGGAGCGGTcggaaatggtgaagaagagATTAGTATGGAAGTCGCAAGGCGCCTCTGTTAAGGAAGACAAGGTAGTGAGGGGAGGGCCTATTGATCCGGCTCAGCTGGTTGTACAACTCGCGCCCATGGAAATCCGTACTTTGCTCATTGAATTCA